The DNA segment GCGTTGTGGTTGCTTTCTTGTGCTGTTAGTGCGGCAACGGATGTAAAGAAGAATGTTCAAATAGCTGAAAGTCCTGTGGTTGCTAATGATCTACAGGTGGAAGTTAAGGAAGATCCAACTCTAAGTAATATGCCTAAAATAATAGGAATTACCGATAAAATAGTTAATTGTCAACTTGTTAACGATGAAGATATTGATTATCTGGATAGCCTGTACAGAAGGGGCCAGGCTAAAGAACAGCATAGTATCTATACTACTGCTATCAGTAATTATCAGGACCTTCTTAAATATGCCTTTGATTTGCTGAGCAAGAATAAGAAAATAAGCGAAAACAAGATGCATAGCATTATGCCTTATGTCATCAGTGCTTCTTATCGTATCGGTATCGTTACCAACAAGTCGATAAAAGGTAATATGCTAAATCTTTATGATCAACTTGAGATGTATAAAAGTGCCAATGATATGATCAATCAATCAATATCTCTTATTGCTGATTATAAATATGAGAAACGCATCAGAATATCAAAATCACTTTATGGAATGCTTTATTATGCCCGTGGTTATAATAAAATTGCTTTAGCCAAGGCACTTCTTGCCGGGAATATCTGGAAAAAGTACACGATCTATCCTCCTTCGGACATTATCGCGCTTATCACCTCTGGAGTTAACGATATTGGTATTATGCTCGAATTCTGTAGCTTAACTAAAGATTCGCTCCTTATGGTGAACGGGTTGAGTGCTTCTGTGAACACAAATGCCGAATGGGAGTCCCTGGTTGATAATTATCTCGTTAAATATTTATTATTTATAAACACAATAAATTATGAACTAAAAACAATTCAATTAAGTTATTATACTGCTGATAAAAATTATATAAAGGAAGTTGTTAAAAAGAGAGTTGTGAATAGCGTTTATCCATTGCTTGATTACTATAATTCTAAAAATGTTCAAAATGTATTGAATTCTTCTAAGAACATTAATTCCATAGATGATATTACTTTGATTTCACCGGAATTATTTAATGTTGTAAACAAAATATTTGATATAACACAGAATATTTAAGTTTAGCTGAGTATTATTTCGCCTGTAAATTAAATGGGAGTAGCCGATGTTGTTAAAAAAAATGAAAGAATATGTTACCCCGGATGATATATTTGATTCTGTTTGTGATATTACTGTTGAATATCTACAAAATCATTTTATAGAAGGTGTAGTTCTGGATTTAGACAATACACTTGTTCCCCGATCTGAAGATGTACCTTCATTACAATGCTTGAGCTGGGTTGAAGATTTGAAATCTGCGGGTATTAGATTATGCATCGCCACAAATAATTCTAATAAGAATAGAGTTATAAAAGTCTCAAATTATCTTGATATCCCTGCAGTATGCCGAATGTATAAACCTTTACCCTATCTCATGAGAAAAGTGCTCGCTGATTTGATCCGTTTGCCGGCTGAGAAAGTCCTGATGGTGGGTGATCAGCATTTTTCTGATATTATTGGTGGCAATCTTGTTGGTATGAGGACGGTTTATATTGCGCCACTAGAGTTTGAGGCAATGTATTTTAGGAAATTGTTGCTCGATATGGATAAAAATCTTTATGAATTTTTTCAGGAATAATTATGGATGCTTTTAACTTTAAGGTTTTGGATCGATTATTCAGCTTGGGAAAGAACATCCGGTGCATCGCTTTCCTTATGGTTTTGCTTAATGGCCTATCATATGCCGAGGTTTTGCATATTTCATATGATGGCAAACCTATTGAGTATTATAATAAAGAGACAAAAAAGTACTTTGTAATTGTGAATAATTCCAGTCATGAAGAAAATGTTTCGATAAATATTAATGATTTTAATCAAAATAACGGGACATTTGAATTGTCAGCTAAAAATTGGAGCTATGTATCAACTTCTAATCTAATAATTCCGGCTTATACTAAAAAAACCTTTAATATAGAAATTTGTCCCTATCCTTTTTTATCAAATAAAGAATACTACGCCACGGTAATTGTTTCCAACAATAATACACAAACATTTTTTCCGGTAATTGTCCTTATGAAAAAAGATGAGAATGCAAATAATGAAGAAGATAATTACTGAATTATTTCGTAAAAAGTTTACAAAACGATTTAACAATTCCTCCGATTTTTTCAAAAAGCTTGTACTGCGGACCCAAATTAATTCTCATTGAGAAATCAAAAGAGTTTTCCAGATTAAAAAAAAAGTTGCATATTTGTCGGATTGTTATGATAATTACATGTAGGACATCTTCTTTTCTATCGATAGCTACAATAA comes from the Candidatus Margulisiibacteriota bacterium genome and includes:
- a CDS encoding YqeG family HAD IIIA-type phosphatase, whose amino-acid sequence is MLLKKMKEYVTPDDIFDSVCDITVEYLQNHFIEGVVLDLDNTLVPRSEDVPSLQCLSWVEDLKSAGIRLCIATNNSNKNRVIKVSNYLDIPAVCRMYKPLPYLMRKVLADLIRLPAEKVLMVGDQHFSDIIGGNLVGMRTVYIAPLEFEAMYFRKLLLDMDKNLYEFFQE